The following coding sequences are from one Virgibacillus necropolis window:
- a CDS encoding 5'-3' exonuclease — MSKPTILLVDGMALLFRGFFATSFRGNFMRNSEGIPTNGMYQYLKYMLNAIETFNPTHVVCCWDMGSKTFRTDMMPAYKANRSKPPEELVPQFDRIKEIMDIFAIPNVGLVNYEADDCIGTLAREYAEDNEVMILTGDHDMLQLVDSGIQVAIMKKGQGNYDVFTHENFLEKKGIVPRQVIDMKALMGDSADNYPGVKGIGEKTALKLVQEYETIDNLLENIDQLPKGVQTKIKANIDMLHLSRELAEIKCDVPITCKLDDALWNCDNDIIGDRLRELNFTNLAKLV, encoded by the coding sequence ATGTCTAAACCAACCATTTTACTTGTAGACGGAATGGCTTTGTTGTTCAGGGGATTTTTCGCAACCTCATTCCGCGGCAATTTTATGCGAAATAGTGAAGGTATCCCAACAAACGGAATGTATCAATATTTGAAGTATATGCTCAATGCTATTGAAACGTTTAATCCAACTCATGTGGTATGCTGCTGGGACATGGGGAGCAAAACATTCCGGACTGACATGATGCCCGCTTATAAAGCAAATCGCTCAAAGCCACCAGAAGAATTGGTGCCACAGTTTGATCGAATCAAAGAAATCATGGACATCTTTGCCATTCCAAATGTTGGCCTTGTTAATTACGAAGCCGATGACTGTATTGGTACCTTAGCAAGAGAATATGCTGAAGATAATGAAGTCATGATTCTGACTGGGGATCACGATATGTTACAGTTAGTGGACTCAGGCATTCAAGTAGCAATCATGAAAAAGGGACAAGGTAATTATGATGTATTTACACATGAAAATTTTCTTGAGAAGAAAGGGATTGTACCTAGGCAAGTAATTGATATGAAAGCATTGATGGGAGATTCTGCTGATAATTATCCTGGCGTAAAGGGAATTGGTGAAAAAACAGCATTAAAACTTGTTCAGGAATATGAAACCATCGATAATTTACTTGAAAATATAGACCAGCTACCAAAAGGTGTACAAACTAAAATTAAAGCGAATATAGACATGTTGCACTTATCAAGGGAACTTGCAGAAATTAAATGTGATGTACCTATTACATGCAAATTAGATGATGCACTATGGAATTGTGATAACGATATAATAGGAGATCGGCTTAGAGAACTGAATTTCACCAATTTGGCCAAATTAGTATAG